The following coding sequences are from one Geothrix sp. window:
- the rplU gene encoding 50S ribosomal protein L21: protein MFAIIKTGGKQYRVSEGDVIRVETLEQDPKQAVTFDQVLLIDNDGDLKVGKPTLAGATVEAVVVTHDRAKKVIIFKKKRTTTYQRTQGHRQNYTEVRIKSIKA from the coding sequence ATGTTCGCAATCATCAAGACCGGCGGGAAGCAGTACCGCGTCTCCGAAGGCGACGTCATCCGCGTCGAGACGCTGGAGCAGGATCCCAAGCAGGCCGTCACCTTCGATCAGGTGCTCCTCATCGACAACGACGGCGACCTGAAGGTGGGCAAGCCCACCCTGGCCGGCGCCACCGTCGAGGCCGTCGTCGTCACCCATGACCGCGCCAAGAAGGTGATCATCTTCAAGAAGAAGCGCACCACCACCTACCAGCGCACCCAGGGCCATCGCCAGAACTACACGGAAGTGCGGATCAAGAGCATCAAGGCCTAG
- the rpmA gene encoding 50S ribosomal protein L27 produces MAHKKGVGSSRNGRDSHSQRLGVKEFGGEQVTGGSILVRQRGTKFKAGINVGMGKDHTLFALIDGKVRFQDKGQSGRFIHIDPIEG; encoded by the coding sequence ATGGCTCACAAAAAAGGCGTAGGTTCCAGCCGCAACGGTCGCGATTCCCACTCCCAGCGCCTCGGCGTCAAGGAGTTCGGCGGTGAGCAGGTCACCGGCGGCTCCATCCTCGTCCGCCAGCGCGGCACCAAGTTCAAGGCCGGCATCAACGTCGGCATGGGCAAGGACCACACCCTGTTCGCCCTCATCGACGGCAAGGTGCGCTTCCAGGACAAGGGCCAGAGCGGCCGCTTCATCCACATCGATCCCATCGAGGGTTGA
- the obgE gene encoding GTPase ObgE, with amino-acid sequence MFLDQVQLRVAAGHGGAGAMSFRREKFAPEGGPDGGDGGKGGSVFLRANRALNTLNPYRSKRDFSAERGRQGEGCMRHGCDGKDIWLEVPLGTVVKDGDTGEVLAELLSHAEEVCVARGGRGGLGNTNFKSSTNRTPRHHQPGEDGEERNLDLELKMIADVGLVGFPNAGKSTLVSRLSAARPKIADYPFTTLEPQLGVVSLDRFGGDIMDSWVIADIPGLIEGAASGAGLGIQFLRHVERTRMLLQLVDLSDPMEEPAYAVRIIEGEVQAFSPVLAAKPRWLVGTKLDALQDDSRRDAFVSLCKARGQEPIFISGVTGEGLRELAFAVDDALKVLAGQKKATPKDEVW; translated from the coding sequence ATGTTCCTTGACCAAGTCCAGCTCCGCGTTGCTGCCGGCCACGGCGGTGCAGGCGCCATGAGCTTCCGCCGCGAGAAGTTCGCCCCCGAGGGCGGCCCCGACGGCGGCGACGGCGGCAAGGGCGGCTCCGTGTTCCTCCGCGCCAACAGGGCCCTGAACACCCTCAACCCTTACCGCAGCAAGCGCGACTTCAGCGCCGAGCGCGGGCGCCAGGGTGAGGGCTGCATGCGCCACGGCTGCGATGGCAAGGACATCTGGCTGGAGGTTCCCCTCGGCACCGTGGTGAAGGACGGCGACACCGGCGAGGTGCTGGCGGAGCTGCTCTCCCACGCCGAGGAGGTCTGCGTGGCCCGCGGTGGCCGTGGCGGCCTGGGCAACACGAATTTCAAGAGCTCCACCAACCGCACCCCGCGCCACCACCAGCCCGGTGAGGACGGCGAGGAGCGCAACCTCGACCTCGAGCTCAAGATGATCGCCGACGTGGGCCTGGTGGGCTTCCCCAATGCGGGCAAGAGCACCCTGGTGAGCCGCCTCAGCGCGGCCCGGCCCAAGATCGCCGACTACCCCTTCACCACCCTGGAGCCGCAGCTCGGCGTGGTGAGCCTGGACCGCTTCGGCGGCGACATCATGGACTCCTGGGTCATCGCCGACATCCCCGGCCTCATCGAGGGCGCCGCCAGTGGTGCCGGCCTGGGCATCCAGTTCCTCCGCCACGTGGAGCGCACCCGCATGCTGCTGCAGCTGGTGGATCTCTCCGACCCCATGGAAGAGCCCGCCTACGCCGTCCGCATCATCGAGGGCGAGGTGCAGGCCTTCAGCCCCGTGCTGGCCGCCAAGCCCCGCTGGCTGGTGGGCACCAAGCTGGACGCCCTCCAGGACGACAGCCGCCGCGATGCCTTTGTGTCCCTCTGCAAGGCCCGCGGCCAGGAACCCATCTTCATCTCGGGCGTCACCGGCGAGGGGCTGCGCGAGCTGGCCTTCGCCGTGGACGATGCCCTGAAGGTGCTGGCCGGCCAGAAGAAGGCCACCCCCAAAGACGAGGTCTGGTAG
- the nadD gene encoding nicotinate (nicotinamide) nucleotide adenylyltransferase → MRIGLLGGAFNPPHEGHLKLARLALEHLDLDELRFVPTALSPHKPDPGGPGAEARLRLLEEALAGFDPRCRVEPLELQRGGTSYTVDTLETLAEREPDRSWILLMGSDQLPGLPTWRRPERIFELASAAVALRPGAPFLLPEVPGLHTSTTWSGRPGELVALPATDLDLASSKLRTRLQALPDEDPGGLPPQVLGTIRTENLYR, encoded by the coding sequence GTGCGCATCGGCCTCCTCGGGGGAGCGTTCAATCCCCCTCATGAAGGCCATCTGAAGCTGGCGCGCCTGGCTCTGGAGCACCTTGACCTGGATGAACTGCGCTTCGTCCCCACCGCCCTCAGCCCCCACAAGCCCGATCCCGGAGGACCCGGCGCCGAAGCGCGCCTGCGCCTGCTCGAAGAGGCCCTGGCGGGGTTCGACCCCCGGTGCCGGGTGGAACCGCTGGAGCTCCAGCGCGGCGGCACCAGCTACACCGTGGACACCCTGGAGACCCTCGCCGAGCGGGAGCCGGATCGGTCCTGGATCCTCCTCATGGGCAGCGACCAGCTGCCTGGCCTGCCCACCTGGCGCCGGCCGGAGCGCATCTTCGAGCTGGCCTCGGCCGCCGTGGCCCTGCGCCCCGGCGCCCCCTTCCTGCTGCCTGAGGTGCCAGGGCTCCACACCTCCACCACCTGGAGTGGGCGGCCCGGCGAGCTGGTGGCCCTGCCCGCCACTGACCTGGACCTGGCCTCCTCGAAGCTCCGGACGCGGCTGCAAGCCTTGCCGGACGAGGATCCCGGGGGGCTCCCCCCCCAAGTTCTGGGTACCATCCGAACCGAAAACCTGTATCGTTAG
- the rsfS gene encoding ribosome silencing factor, with the protein MTLDSRLATVVDAARSKKAFRIRLVDVSQIASFTDTMAFMSGGSDRQNRAIAEAIEDALKLADERPISREGEANGNWVLLDYGNLVVHVMDEETRRHYNLEGLWSTGLELELPAETHPDSEVRS; encoded by the coding sequence ATGACCCTTGATTCCCGGCTCGCGACCGTCGTCGACGCCGCCCGGTCCAAGAAAGCCTTCCGCATCCGCCTCGTGGACGTGAGCCAGATCGCCAGCTTCACCGACACCATGGCCTTCATGAGCGGCGGCAGCGATCGTCAGAACCGCGCCATCGCGGAAGCCATCGAGGATGCCCTGAAACTGGCCGACGAGCGTCCCATCTCCCGCGAGGGCGAGGCCAACGGCAACTGGGTCCTGCTCGACTACGGCAACCTCGTGGTCCACGTCATGGACGAGGAGACCCGCCGCCACTACAACCTCGAAGGCCTGTGGAGCACCGGCCTCGAGCTCGAACTGCCCGCCGAAACCCATCCCGATTCCGAAGTCCGCTCCTAG
- a CDS encoding Glu/Leu/Phe/Val family dehydrogenase, protein MPAAPINPYEAMQARLRVAAQLYGLDDALFKVFMAPNRSMIVSLPVLMDNGHWEVFTGYRVQHNVARGPAKGGIRYDLNVSLEEIKALAAWMTWKCAVVDVPFGGGKGGIVCDPNRLSVGEKERLTRRYIAEIMDIIGPDRDVPAPDMGTDAQTMAWVLDTYNMHVRRTENAVVTGKPLGLGGSLGRNEATGRGVLITAREAMQRLGKPLAGATVAVQGFGNVGSQAARLLHEAGARIVAVSDLKGAIKNDRGLDIHALLKHVAEAKTVTGFKGSEPMEAASLLTHAVDILVPAASENQITEENAAHVRAKVIVEGANGPTTPEADPILLEHGVLVVPDILANVGGVTVSYFEWVQNRQGFYWREREVNERLVDYMTHAFQATFATTDKYKTNPRIGAYILALDRVAQAMKYRGFYA, encoded by the coding sequence ATGCCCGCCGCCCCGATCAATCCCTACGAAGCGATGCAAGCCCGGCTGCGGGTGGCCGCCCAGCTCTACGGGCTGGATGACGCCCTCTTCAAGGTGTTCATGGCCCCCAACCGGTCCATGATCGTGAGCCTGCCCGTGCTCATGGACAATGGCCACTGGGAGGTCTTCACGGGCTACCGCGTCCAGCACAACGTGGCCCGCGGCCCCGCCAAGGGCGGCATCCGCTACGACCTGAACGTCAGCCTGGAGGAGATCAAGGCCCTGGCCGCCTGGATGACCTGGAAGTGCGCCGTGGTGGACGTGCCCTTCGGCGGCGGCAAGGGCGGCATCGTGTGCGATCCCAACCGCCTCAGCGTGGGCGAGAAAGAGCGGCTCACCCGCCGCTACATCGCCGAGATCATGGACATCATCGGCCCTGACCGCGACGTGCCCGCCCCGGACATGGGCACGGACGCCCAGACCATGGCCTGGGTGCTCGATACCTACAACATGCACGTCCGGCGGACGGAGAACGCCGTCGTGACCGGCAAGCCCCTGGGTCTGGGGGGGAGCCTGGGACGCAACGAGGCCACCGGCCGCGGCGTGCTCATCACCGCCCGCGAGGCCATGCAGCGCCTGGGCAAGCCCCTGGCCGGCGCCACCGTGGCCGTGCAGGGCTTCGGCAACGTGGGCAGCCAGGCCGCGCGCCTGCTGCACGAGGCCGGCGCCCGCATCGTGGCCGTCAGCGACCTCAAGGGTGCCATCAAGAACGACCGCGGCCTCGACATCCACGCGCTGCTGAAGCACGTGGCCGAAGCGAAGACCGTCACCGGCTTCAAGGGTTCGGAGCCCATGGAGGCCGCCTCGCTCCTGACCCACGCCGTGGACATCCTGGTGCCGGCCGCCTCCGAGAACCAGATCACCGAGGAGAACGCGGCCCACGTGCGGGCCAAGGTCATCGTGGAAGGTGCCAACGGGCCGACCACCCCCGAGGCCGATCCCATCCTGCTCGAGCATGGGGTCCTCGTGGTGCCGGACATCCTGGCGAACGTCGGGGGCGTCACCGTCAGCTACTTCGAGTGGGTGCAGAACCGCCAGGGCTTCTACTGGCGCGAGCGCGAGGTCAACGAGCGGCTCGTGGACTACATGACCCACGCCTTCCAGGCCACCTTCGCCACCACGGACAAGTACAAGACCAACCCCCGCATCGGCGCCTACATCCTGGCCCTCGACCGCGTCGCCCAGGCCATGAAGTACCGCGGATTCTACGCGTGA
- a CDS encoding DUF535 family protein: protein MIQGYIQVSRKAWAYSAQAYGTPPGQGKHLKRHLRWAALAVLREAAVQGWFSFLEEAVIRPFVTANPRLAFRPMGTYMSRRWGWSRRFKVIRETYFFVNAKGGVFQEAMLRQDGLLLARIPLEKTGAMNLRMRADAQFRKEGEIGVFLEIDGIPGSVSSFACSLERLPTGWTCYVGALQGRKGGDEETIKLATKAMHGLRPKALMAFVAQEVARSLRVASLLGVGNDIHVARARILGPAKKILFDYDDLWLEAGGIRQPDGWYQLPLKAPRRGPEEIKPNKRSMYAKRYAFMDSLSRQIRTVLTAS from the coding sequence GTGATCCAAGGCTACATCCAGGTCTCCCGGAAGGCCTGGGCTTACAGCGCCCAGGCCTATGGGACACCACCTGGGCAGGGGAAGCACCTCAAAAGGCACCTCCGCTGGGCGGCCCTGGCCGTCCTCCGGGAGGCCGCCGTCCAGGGCTGGTTCTCCTTCCTGGAGGAAGCGGTCATCCGGCCCTTCGTGACGGCCAATCCCAGGCTGGCCTTCCGGCCCATGGGAACCTACATGTCCCGCCGGTGGGGCTGGTCCAGGCGCTTCAAGGTGATCCGCGAAACCTACTTCTTCGTGAACGCGAAGGGCGGAGTCTTCCAGGAGGCCATGCTCCGGCAGGACGGGCTCCTGCTGGCCAGGATCCCCCTCGAGAAGACGGGGGCCATGAACCTCCGGATGCGCGCCGACGCTCAGTTCCGCAAAGAGGGGGAGATCGGCGTCTTCCTGGAGATCGACGGCATCCCGGGCTCCGTCAGCTCTTTCGCCTGCTCCCTGGAGCGCCTCCCCACGGGCTGGACCTGCTATGTCGGCGCCCTGCAGGGCCGGAAGGGCGGCGATGAGGAGACCATCAAGCTCGCCACCAAGGCCATGCATGGCCTTCGGCCCAAGGCACTGATGGCCTTCGTGGCCCAGGAGGTCGCGCGGTCCCTGCGCGTGGCCAGTCTGCTCGGGGTGGGCAATGACATCCATGTGGCCCGGGCCAGGATTCTCGGCCCCGCCAAGAAGATCCTCTTCGACTACGACGACCTTTGGCTGGAAGCCGGGGGCATCCGCCAGCCTGATGGCTGGTACCAACTGCCCTTGAAGGCCCCCCGGAGAGGGCCAGAGGAGATCAAGCCCAATAAACGGTCCATGTACGCCAAACGGTACGCCTTCATGGACAGCCTCTCGCGGCAGATCCGGACCGTCCTCACGGCCTCCTGA
- a CDS encoding OmpP1/FadL family transporter, protein MVLSAQTPIGTLISEQSRTNFTVQGAGARAMGLGGAFIAVADDATAVSFNPAGLAQLLHPEVSFVARGTQRSVRYEDFETSNRGRVLAVSDSLVSSTRFDPLFISATAPLQVGSRNLVLQLSIQRAFALTDHTQRTLTESPVTTSSQLPSNLVQDITQTGQIDLYSFAAAYELSQRVLAGFSYNQWRGRWDITSASLHTSGATTAAVTFRQTNAVDGENLNLGLIWRWPTWSFGLVHRTGFHADYTFATQLATNLPQGGFTGSPMTTGLHWPSGSGVGYAYRPTDQWLITADLSHTLWSTTRYMSDSTRLNGQSFFDFDKGSRTPNATDLHLGTEFLHITPSGSVIPIRGGLSREPQPVVDALTGLQRIMYRVSIGSGLKRGALGLDVAYRYGWSNRRVSQALEVDQLLTHTGSTSLGTERIREHRLDLSAIAQFDRKPLERLLRYLFVGG, encoded by the coding sequence ATGGTGTTGTCAGCGCAGACGCCCATCGGCACCCTGATCTCGGAACAGTCCCGCACCAACTTCACCGTGCAGGGCGCCGGAGCCCGCGCCATGGGCCTGGGGGGGGCCTTCATCGCCGTGGCGGACGATGCGACCGCAGTCTCATTCAACCCCGCGGGCCTGGCACAGCTTCTCCATCCCGAAGTCAGCTTCGTGGCTCGCGGCACCCAGCGCTCCGTGCGGTACGAAGACTTCGAGACCTCGAACCGGGGCCGGGTCCTGGCCGTCAGCGATTCCCTCGTCAGCAGTACCCGCTTCGACCCGCTGTTCATCTCCGCCACCGCCCCCCTGCAGGTCGGCAGCCGGAACCTGGTGCTCCAGCTGTCCATCCAGCGGGCTTTCGCCCTCACCGACCACACCCAACGCACCCTGACCGAATCCCCCGTCACCACCTCCTCCCAACTGCCGTCCAACCTGGTCCAGGACATCACCCAGACCGGGCAGATCGACCTCTATTCGTTCGCAGCCGCCTACGAGCTGTCGCAGCGGGTCCTCGCGGGCTTCTCCTACAACCAGTGGCGCGGCCGCTGGGACATCACCTCGGCGAGCCTCCACACCTCGGGGGCAACCACGGCGGCCGTGACCTTCCGCCAGACCAATGCCGTGGACGGCGAGAACCTCAACCTCGGCCTCATCTGGCGCTGGCCCACCTGGAGCTTCGGGCTCGTCCACCGCACGGGGTTCCACGCCGACTACACCTTTGCCACCCAGCTGGCCACCAACCTCCCCCAGGGTGGATTCACCGGATCCCCCATGACCACGGGGCTGCACTGGCCTTCGGGATCCGGCGTGGGCTATGCCTACCGTCCCACCGACCAGTGGCTCATCACGGCAGACCTGTCGCACACCCTGTGGTCCACCACCCGGTACATGTCGGATTCCACCCGGCTGAACGGGCAGAGCTTCTTCGATTTCGACAAGGGAAGCCGGACTCCGAACGCCACCGACCTCCACCTCGGAACGGAATTCCTGCACATCACCCCCAGCGGATCCGTGATTCCCATCCGGGGTGGCCTCAGTCGCGAACCGCAGCCGGTGGTGGACGCGCTGACCGGCCTGCAGCGCATCATGTACCGGGTCTCCATCGGCAGTGGCCTCAAGCGGGGGGCCCTGGGCCTCGATGTGGCCTACCGGTACGGCTGGTCCAACCGGCGGGTCTCGCAGGCGCTCGAGGTGGATCAACTCCTGACCCACACGGGGTCCACTTCCCTGGGGACCGAACGGATCCGCGAGCACCGGCTGGACCTGTCCGCCATCGCCCAGTTCGACCGCAAGCCCCTGGAACGTCTTCTCCGCTACCTCTTCGTGGGGGGTTGA